The Oreochromis aureus strain Israel breed Guangdong linkage group 7, ZZ_aureus, whole genome shotgun sequence region ATttaacccccccacacacacacacacacacacacacacacacacacacacacacacacacacacacacacacacacacacacacacacacacacacacacacacacacacacacacacacacacacacacacacacacacacacacacacacacacacacacaaaaactaaacaaaaacaaaaaaacaaaaacacagccctCAGTAAAGCTAGAAAATCTTATTATTCATCACCGATTGAAGGAGataagaacaaccctaggtttctcttcagcactgtagccaggttaacaaaaagtcagagctctgttgagccaaccattccTTTAACATTACCCAGTAATGACTTCACGaattttttcacaaataaaaatttaaacattagagaaaaaaaaaatactcataatcatctcacagatatAACAACATGTACAGCTACGTCCAAtatcattaatatttattttagacTCATTTTCTCCAATTCTTTCTGAGTGAACTTCAGTAATTATTTTCAAAATTGTTTTTTGACCAGGATTTGTCCtgcaatgcacatattaaacaaatatgtaggactgctttcttccatttgcgcaatatctctaaaattagaaatattctGTCTTAGAGTGactcatgcatttattacttctaggacTACTGCAATTTAtgattatcaggatgtcctataatagaaaaaaaatccctgaaaAGTTTttagctgatccaaaatgctgcagcaagagtactgatgGGACTACATAGTGAACGCATGTTTTTCCaatattggcttctcttcatttggctccctgttaaatccagaatctaAGTAAATattctgctcctcacatacaaggtcttgaataatcaggccccatcttatcttaatgaccttctagtaccatatcaccccattagagcacttcactctcagactgttGGTTTACTGGTTTCATTCCGAGGGTAttcaaaagtagaatgggaggcagagccttcagcatCTAGGTCTGTctttgtggaaccagcttccagtttgggttTGGGAAACAGACAGCCTCTCTACAAACTAGGATTAAAACTGTATGACAAAGTATATAGtaagggctggatcaggtgaccttgaATCATCCCCTAGTTACACAGCCTAGTTTCGGGACACAGCTACTCACTGTAATAGGTCTATGCTACTGGGGGCTTCCCAtaatgcactgggtgtttcttcttcacttacTTCTTTtactcactgtgtttatatgccactctgcatttaatcattagttattaatctctggccctcttccacagcgtgtcttttgGCTCAGATGATACATAACATAATTCAATCTTTAAGgacaaaacacaggaaaaagtccaaaattaaTGTTGCCCTTTGCCATTTTCAGATCTTGCAAAGCTGTCCAGTGGACCAGAGTGTAGCTTTTGGCATTTATTCATGTAAGGATTTACACATCACTGAGCCTAGTTAGGGAGGATATTTATCGATAAATTAAGATGAGCAAATTTAGTAGCTTGACCGTAGCTTACCATTTATTGTAAATGCTAACTAGCTTATTAGGTGAAGTTGCCAAATATTCAAATAGCAAGGATATTTGAGAATTTATCAGGCTGTATGAgttaaacatatatttttttaaataaattaaattttctACAAAGTTcaccaatatttttttttttagatagaGTTATTTGGTCAATTCAGTAAATCAGCTTTcaatttcaagacttttgagCCTGACCTTTGTTTAAGGTCAGTCAGCAGCCATCCTCTCCTCCCCtgagaaactgaaagcagagactGATGACTCAGACAGGTAGCTCCTCTCTGGCCTGTGATGGATGCTGTTGTCCCCACAGCTCAAGCAGTGATGAGGAAAGGTGGCTTGAGGGTGAAGTTGCTGGTGTAGGTCAGGAGAACAGCCCTCTCTGATACATGGCGACAAGGCTTTCCCAGCTGTGTCTACTCAGGTGATGTCATTCAAAATGGATAATGGTGGAGGAGCAGAGTAGCTGGCCCTATGCAGCACCAGTAACTGCTGAATGATTTGAAATACACCGTATTGCCAAAAATATTTGCTCATCGGTCTCATATGCACATGAACTAGAATGACATTTGATTCTTAATCCAGTATTTACTATGATGTAGGCCCACTCTTTGCTGCtacaacagcttcaactcttctaCAGTAGGAAGTCTTCCCACAAGGTTTAGGACTCTGTACAGGCCAACTAGTTCTTTCACACTAAAACTGCCAGATTTCACATTCATAAACAGATTAATCCTGAAACAGCATTTCCTCTTAGAACAAAACTAAGATCAGCTCCGTAGTAGAAAttacatttcaaaaagaaaaacaagtttcCTACAAGTTttccatgtatttttttttttatttaacaccAACCTTAAAACAAACCAAGGACACAAACTTGTGCCTAATTAGTGTAAAAGACCTTTATTATTGAATAAGGTCCTTTTTCCATCTTAGAGGTTTCTCCTTTACTGTGATTGGTCCAACAGCCATTTCCTTTTCCCACTTTGTACCTTGAACAGATAAACAGTGTGACATCAACCTGAATATTTGTATCAATTTTCATATTGgaactctgaaaaatatttatttgtgtaAATTTGATGTTTGAACATGATTTCTGGCATGACAATTCATAATATTTAATGGCTGCATTACATGGCAAATGTATCCCTAACTGAGGGTGTGTTGCTGCTTACCCTTTACAGTCAGGCTGCTCTTTGTGCCTGCCCTGCAGTCTGTGTCACAGCAGGAGCAGGCATGATGGATGCCACTGGCCTCCCTCCACCTGTCATTCAAAAAGGTTCCTCTTACTTACTCCACATACTTGTTAGTTAGCTGAGTGCACCAAATACAATGAGCATACCATTATGATTTTTATCTTTCCAATAAAgaaattgtagtattttagCACCAGTACCAGCGTTATTAAAATCCTTTTAAGCAGCTGAAGATGAAATTTGAGGACGGGAGTTTTGTAGTAATACTGCTAGTGTCTTACCCACTGGAGAATGAACAGGCTTTGTTGGTGGCATTGACATTTGCAGCAGCTTCTGTGGCCTTCAGGCTGCAGGTAATGTATATCTGACGATACATATACAAAGAAGCAAAATCTACATTTCTGAGCAATGATGTGAAACCTGCATCTGTCTGGCAGGAAAGCTGTTGCATATCTTACCACATCACTGTTTCCGTGCTGGAACCTGAAGGCCTCCAACTCAAATTGTAGTTTGTCTTTGTGAGACTGAGGCAGGAAGCGAGAGCTGGATCCTGTCAGCTGACCGTCAAACATACACCTGAACACAACACAGAGAACTCGCATATTAAACTCACATTTAGAAGAGCAAGGCTAAAACATACAAGtaacaatataaacatatttgtgGGTTACAGAGTATAGTAAACTGACCCATTATTTCCCAAGAATGCGTATCGAGGGACAGTGTCCACATTTGGGACCACAGTTGCCACACAGCTGTCTACAGTTACTCTGAGAGGGACGTGGTGAAACTGTTCAACTGAAGCTTCAAACTTTATCATGTCTCCCAGAAAAAACTGAGTGCTTGAACGAGGGAACTGCCAGTCATCTGAAAGatacagcacaaaaaaaaaaaaagaaaaaaagagaaggaggaCCTGAAAAGTTACTGTAATTTGTGAACAAGAAAGAGGCCCACCAGTCATTAATCTGAGGGAGAAGTAGAGACTTTCCTCTGATGCGTTGGTCTCACTGAAAGGAGCCCAAGTTGGCTTCAGCACGTCACTGCTCACATCATTCTtcctaaaacacaaaacaaaacccaactgcaaacacctgaaaaagaaaacttcAACAGAGTCTGACTTCTGGGTccagctttatcaaaaagacaTCCTTTTGGTTgagttagaaaaataaaaatgcctgACCTCCGGTAGTGACACTCGATGCTGACGGAGAAATCTATAGTTCGGACGATGGGACTGCCCCCCAGAGGGCTGGGCGTGTAGAGCAGTGTGAACACATAAATGAATGCCTCCTCAGACATCTGAAGCATAGTTTTAAGAACATTTCAAGTTCCATAAATTTGAACCTTCACACAAACACTATTATGAACACATATTCCtactgattggtctgcagttcTAGTCTTGACTAGTTCCTAAGTCAAACACAATTAAAACCCAAGTACCACTATTGATTTATACCAACataattagttattttattgACTAAATACCAGAGACGGTGAAGAATCTAACAAAGAAATTGGAAAAGGAAATGTCAGACCTTGGTGAAAGTGCATATTAATTTGAACATTTAAGCCTCACCAGTAACTGGCTGCCGCAACCATGAAGCTCAGACTCAAAGATTAGGATCTGAGCCTTGGGGTCTTCCTCTGTGGCAGCACATCCTCCCAGTGTGACATCTGCAGTCTGAACCAGAACACCAATCCCCAACAGGTCTCTCTTGGCTTCCACTCTGATAGAGTTGTCCCCACAGATGACTTTGATGCTGTCAGGTGCCACTGGAGTTCTCAACTCAAAGTTTGGAGGGAAATGAGGTTCATCTTTAGTTGGTTCCTCTGGAAATCTCCAAGACAACGGTTCAAGGAAAGGTGGCTCCTCCTGTCGGACAACTTACAAAGAAATATGGATTctctcagtttgttttgttcttttagtGCTGAACAGTTGTGCAGTTCAACAACAGCGAGCCCAATCTCTAAaaggtttttctctgtaaaacCCAAAGATATCTTTACTAAACAAAACTTGCAAATATTTTAGTAGAGACTGTCCAAGGATTGTTTCCTTACCAATATGGCACCAATGGAAGTCATTTGGTATTAAGCCACAGTGAGCAATAGTGAGAAACTTACAGCTTCTCACGActaaactgagaaaattgtgTACAACACCATACACCATAACCCCTATACTGTACTATACGTACAACACAATTAAATTCATAAGATTCATCAGAATTAGAAATGATGCAGTAAGCATAAATGTTATTGCTCTGATGATTGATTTGACCCCATTTTAGATAAAATTAAGAGATTAAgattatatttgtttgtcatatacaaaaatacatatttgacttctagagaaatgaaaaatgatCACTTCGTGTGTTGTGTACCTGCTGGTCTCTGGACTTGCTGGTTTGCTCTGTGGTTTCCAAACTTGCTGGCTGCAGGGTGGAGGATCTCGTTGGACTCCTGAGCTGCTGCTAAAGCACcacaaacaagacaaaaaaagattGTGATCATTTTGTCAGGCATGTGTTTACTGTGTTCCATCTGTTTGAAACAGGCGCACATGTGCAAAAGGTGGCTTTGTAGAGCTGACTTTTGGCCCTGCCCACTATGTAATTGACCTGATGATTCTGCAGCTGAGTCATGTTTACCTGTTCTCAGACTAGGTAAATAAGATCCCCAACtccactgactgaaatgcagccccacaGAGTCCACACTGTTGATAGATGCAGACTCCTCCTCCTGAccttctttatttgttttgtcatcaattttctttttaaacacatCATCTTTTCATCAGCACTGCTCACAACTGTAACCAAATGCTCCCAGGCAGGAAGGAGACAGATCAAAGCCATGGCACCGGCACCACCTCCAGACTTGGATTAGCTTGGCTCAGTGCAGATCAACACCCCCAGACCCAGAAAGTATTATTTCTGAGACCTGTACTTGTTGCCAGTCCAAATCCAAGTCCAAGCCTGATGTTGTTCCCCTTTTCCTTTGGgttctgtgtgtatgtttacGCTCTCATGTATTATTCCTGCTGGTTGGTATTTGAGTCAATTTAAGGTTGTCTTTTACAAAGTTTTGTTCACCTGTGGTTGAACCAGCTTTACAACAATGAAGTCAGTATCATATACCGCAAATTCTGTTTACCTCTCTCAGAGGTGGGTTGTCCGGGTTGCTCCGCCTTCCTGTCAAAGTCTCACCTGCCAAAGATCAGCTGATTTACTCACCTGTTCCATTTCTGGTCATCAATATGGTTTCTTAAGACTGAAGCAGTCATTACTACAGTTGTTGCATCAGCAAGAAGTAGTATGCTCTGGCTTTTCTTCTGTTCATGTTACCAGTCAGTTTGTTCTTTTGGAAATAACCTCTGTTTCTGTGCAGACCTCTAAGCGTTTTATATGCTGAAGTATGTGTGATAGCGTGTGTCCACCCACTCTGGGAACCAGCAGCAGTACGGACAGTGTTTTTGTCTTGCCTTTTTCACACATCCTGTCAATAAACCTGTGCTAACCCCATTCAGTGTCCTGCAATTGAGCCCATCATTCTGAATGTTCATGCATATCTATCTaccaacaaaaaaataacacttacatttaaaatatttagcagtaatttaaaatcatttaatgCAATATTTTATAAACAATAAGGTTTTTTGGAAGCCCACAGATATACAGAACATTATAAAAGCCCTATATGAATCTATATAAATCAATGTTTATGAATGCATAATGTTTACAAAAATGTGTATGTCACAGATATTGCAAATGaaatataattatatttaaCTAATACTGAACATTTGTAGTAATGTTTAGGCTGGCTCACCTTAATATAAAACCTAACAAGACAGACAATTTGGTCTTAATTTGAATAATTTGCTAGGACTCCATTCTACAGCATCTACAGGACATGCTGGCCACCTGGTCTTGCATGACAGGGCAttaaaaaagagcaaagagcaaaaaaaatctttacagGTAAAGAAACATTTTGTATTGTCTTCATAGTGTATTATACAATCACTCAGCTTTTTTATATGCTAAATAAAACTCCTGCATTGTTCTCACAGAAGTTCAGTTGTTACTTtgagaaaagagagaaatcccTGAGAGAAAGCATACTCTCTTGCTCTACTTTTAGTAAAGGGCAAAAAAGACATGTTTCAGCAATAAGCTGTCATCAGTTGCTTCTCGTTACAGTTGTTATTTCGTCAATGAGAAATGAGTCCAGACCCAGCTCTGTGTGCAcgtaatataaatatatttaacgTAAGAAACaacatatgttttattttttgccatATCAAA contains the following coding sequences:
- the LOC116317500 gene encoding zona pellucida sperm-binding protein 3-like; translation: MCACFKQMEHSKHMPDKMITIFFCLVCGALAAAQESNEILHPAASKFGNHRANQQVQRPAVVRQEEPPFLEPLSWRFPEEPTKDEPHFPPNFELRTPVAPDSIKVICGDNSIRVEAKRDLLGIGVLVQTADVTLGGCAATEEDPKAQILIFESELHGCGSQLLMSEEAFIYVFTLLYTPSPLGGSPIVRTIDFSVSIECHYRRKNDVSSDVLKPTWAPFSETNASEESLYFSLRLMTDDWQFPRSSTQFFLGDMIKFEASVEQFHHVPLRVTVDSCVATVVPNVDTVPRYAFLGNNGCMFDGQLTGSSSRFLPQSHKDKLQFELEAFRFQHGNSDVIYITCSLKATEAAANVNATNKACSFSSGWREASGIHHACSCCDTDCRAGTKSSLTVKGTKWEKEMAVGPITVKEKPLRWKKDLIQ